One Haliaeetus albicilla chromosome 11, bHalAlb1.1, whole genome shotgun sequence genomic window carries:
- the CDK1 gene encoding cyclin-dependent kinase 1, which yields MDDYTKIEKIGEGTYGVVYKGRHKTTGQVVAMKKIRLESEEEGVPSTAIREISLLKELHHPNIVCLQDVLMQDSRLYLVFEFLSMDLKKYLDTIPSGQYLDRSRVKSYLYQILQGIVFCHSRRVLHRDLKPQNLLIDDKGVIKLADFGLARAFGIPVRVYTHEVVTLWYRSPEVLLGSARYSTPVDIWSIGTIFAELATKKPLFHGDSEIDQLFRIFRALGTPNNDVWPEVESLQDYKNTFPKWKPGSLGTHVKNLDEDGLDLLSKMLIYDPAKRISGKMALNHPYFDNLDKSTLPAYLIKK from the exons ATGGATGATTACACAAAAATAGAGAAGATTGGGGAAG GTACCTATGGTGTTGTGTATAAAGGTCGGCACAAAACCACAGGCCAAGTGGTTGCAATGAAGAAAATACGTCTAGAAAGTGAGGAGGAAGGTGTTCCGAGTACTGCTATCCGAgaaatttctttattaaaagagCTGCATCATCCCAATATAGTCTG TCTTCAGGATGTTCTCATGCAGGATTCAAGATTGTACCTCGTCTTTGAATTCCTTTCCATGGATCTCAAGAAATACTTGGATACTATTCCATCTGGCCAGTATTTGGATCGTTCACGTGTTAAG AGTTACTTGTATCAAATCTTGCAAGGTATTGTCTTCTGCCATTCAAGAAGAGTTCTGCACAGAGACTTAAAACCTCAGAATCTCTTAATAGATGACAAGGGGGTGATTAAACTGGCGGACTTTGGATTGGCTCGAGCCTTTGGAATTCCAGTGCGCGTATACACTCATGAA GTAGTGACACTGTGGTACAGGTCTCCAGAGGTGTTGCTAGGTTCTGCTCGTTACTCTACTCCTGTGGATATATGGAGCATAGGTACCATATTTGCTGAGCTGGCAACTAAAAAGCCACTTTTCCATGGGGACTCAGAGATTGACCAGCTCTTCAGAATCTTCAG AGCTTTAGGGACCCCCAACAATGACGTATGGCCTGAAGTGGAATCCCTGCAAGACTATAAAAACACGTTCCCCAAATGGAAACCTGGCAGCCTTGGAACACATGTCAAAAACTTAGATGAAGATGGACTTGATCTGCTGTCT aaaatgttaatttatgATCCTGCAAAaagaatttctggcaaaatgGCCTTGAACCATCCATATTTTGACAACTTGGACAAATCCACTCTTCCTGCTTATCTGATTAAGAAATGA